The genomic stretch TATTTCAACATTTTTCATCGTGTTTAGACTATTTTAGTACTTAGCGTGGGTTCGATGTGTAAGCCGCATAATCTTTTTTCAATACTCTCCGGGCAGCTCTTAACTTGAAACCTCTTAGTTTTGATACCATATAGAATTGATGCACTAGAACACTTAACCAACAGTACGAGCTATTAGGCAATATATTTATTCCAACAAATAGGAGAAGAATGGGATTTAGGGAACGAGATGGGGGCAAATGTGGATTGGAGGAGTGATTACGAGAAACTACTTTATCGAAAAATAATTGAATGCTAAATCTGCACTTATAACAGTACAGAGGGGACAGAGGGGGTACGCTCTTGCACTCTCGCACTCTCCATTTAGCCGTGATCTAAGGTCCTCGTCTCTCTCCTTAACCCCCTAATAAAACTCTCCAATATCCAATGTGGGATTTTGTAGCCATGGAAAGTATATGGAAAGGAAGAGGCATGACTAGCTTAATCTTTTGCAAAATGCTTTGCGCAAAGCTAGTGGTAGCTTCTTGAAGGAACTTCCAACCCCACTCTACATAGCTGATCTTGCCAAAAATAACTGTCTCCAATGGACTCTTCTTCCCTCCTTCCGAGCCACCTCGATATTACAATTAGTGATATCGAATGTTTGGTCAGGTGTTGGTAGTTCCCAATTTTAAAACAAACCTGCCTTAGATTGAAGGTAGTGTATGATCGTGGTTATGCTTTAGGCGTAGATTCGATGAGTAATACACGAATTTTTTATGCGATGCACAGTAAAAAAATCAGCTTGAACACCATTGTGCTTTGGAATCTTTTTTACAGCTTGACCGGACGTCTAataagtactacctccatcctaaagcttaaagtttttttttgaaaagttaaactaagtaaagtttgactaaacttTTAGAACAATTTATCAACAAATGTAATATTTTGTATATACcgtacgaaaatatatttcattatttgtttcatgatattaattttgtatgttGCATGTTAATTATTTTTTGTAAAAGCTTAGTTAAATTTGACATAgtttgatttaaaaaaaaatataagcattaagctttgagatggaggtagtagttgttcttgttggtgacaaataGTACGTCCTATCTTCATGGTGCCTATTAATAAGGCATTGTTTGCTATTTTTGGTCTATGATTAGCTTCTTTTATAATGGGCAATATAGTAATATCGAAGTGATGTCAAGTACACCATATGGTCGATGTTTGGTCTACGCTAGCTAAGTTAGTTATGATTCTTCCAACTAAACAAAATACTTCCTCGATCCAAATTAGTtgactttattttatttagatacGGATATACCTAGATGCGTTTGTTGACTAAATATATTCGTACATAAATAAAGTGGAATCAATTaatttgaatcggagggagttATCACAATTCAACAACTGCATACTCTTAGCAGTCCGCGTCCCTCTCCGTGAAATCAGAAGCTATTATCTTAGTGCTTTTGAGAGTTTTGGTTTCTTTTTCTGCCCTCGTAGCTGCAATAAAGTAGCCCATTGTCTAGTTCAGCATAGGCTTAAGGTAGAGATGAATGTGTTGGTTGGGCGGATGTTCTACCTTCGCATGTATCAGATTTGGTGGCCAGCGGGAATCCCCATTCCCTTTAAGAAAAACTGCATACTCGATCGACGGTGTGTGGTCTTATGGTTCCGACGGTGAActttttttttagaacacagtacaacgcagacgctcataaacacgcacgtacaaacatccctatgaacgcacgcacaccctacccctatgagcacctccgagggactgagccggcatatcttaagGTTGACGAAGTAGCgtcggttaaatcctggaataaatccaggtaaatgcaaacacctatGTCAAGTCTAGAACTTGAACCTAGGTGGGCTGGTTTCACCACAAGGAACCTAACCatcagagccaagctctgtttgctcCAACGATGAACTGGACTAAAGGATTGACCAAATTTTAGTTCAAAATCGGTGGTGTGCTGGGGAGGTGAGAGCAAACAACACAGTCGAATTCAAACCGGATTGGAAAGGAAAAGATACTCTCCCCTAGAGCATATTAACAAAAGAAAATCCCCGAGAGAAAGGAGAAGAGCATCTCATGCTCGctcatgctcaacgagatcaaggGAAAAGGCAAAACTTTGGACATGCAGACACACGACCGGTTGGTGGATGGATGCCACGAGAGctcgagaagaagaaaaataaaatgctTCAAGCTCGCGTACTCCTGCCGAAAGATGAAGAATCTCCCGGTTTCTTAACCACGCCGGCCGGCGTCGACGCAGGCATCCCCCTCTCCACGTCATGGCCGCTCATCTGAAATGTAGATTAACCAAAGTACGGTCGATCTTATCACCATCCATAGAGCATTGTGAGTTATCTTATCACAGCACCAATTAATTAACTCTCCAGAGTAGTTCTACGAGACACACTTAATTTACTCGGTGTAAAGTAGTTCTCTGATCATGCACAAGCGAGCTCGTGTCTTCAGTACTGGAGCAAAATCTCTCGTATTCGAGGATGCAAACTATCTGCATAAGCGAGATAAGCCTCGGCGAGTGAACTTTACTATAGCATTTCCACCTTCTAGCTACCATGATCCTGCCAATGTGCCTCAAATGTCGTCATTTCTACGCAACATAACCTGAAACTTTCGTGAAAAGAAATGTACACGGCCGGCATCatgctgctgctggtggtggtggtggtggattcgcTAATGGAGACGCCGATTCTCCAGGACACGAAATTCCTCCCCTTTTTCCCCAGTCTAAATTCCTCTCTTCCTCGCTAAGTAACACACATATCCATCTGAAACTACCAAGGAAGAATCAACCGAAAAACAAAATATGCCATCTCGATCGATCCGATCGCCAACTCTAACTAAACTCATGGCAGTAGCAGTTAGCTAGGCCTGTGGCCACAAAGCGACTAAGCGAGCGAAAAGAATTTAATCCATGCGCCACCACCACGAGCTCGCAACTTTATTTGGAGCCAAAAGCAGGGACTCCGAGGTCGAAAAGGCTTAAAGGGAGCGTCGCCGCATTGCCTCctctccttttttcttttcttctcgcgATGGCCGTGGTGCAGGCGGCGTCGGTGCTGGGGAGCTTCCCGTTCAGGGCGGCCGTGGTCGCGCTCTGCGTGCTGCTGCTCCCGCTCATCCCGTCGCCacgggcgccggcggcgggggaAGGGGACGGGGACGGAGGCGGGCGGCAGGCGTTCTTGGCCAAAGTGTGGGAGCTGCTGCACCTGCTCTTCGTCGGGATCGCCGTGTCGTACGGGCTTTTCAGCCGGAGGAACGACGCTGGAGGGCGGGTCGGTGTTGGTGAGAAGGATGCTGCCGCGGCGGGGAAGGCGGACGCGAGGTACGTCTCGCGGATGCTGCAGGGCGATCTCGTGTTCGACGATGATGGCGATGACCGGGTGCCGGACAGCCCCCACGGTGGCGGGGCGCGGTCTTGGAGCGCACTGCACCACCCGCAGGAGCCTGTGGTCATGGTGGCCTCCGGCGGAGGCGGCCGGAACCACGCCGCCCAGCAGGCGCCAATGTCGCTGCCCGTCCGGAGCCTCAAGCAGCAGGACTCCGGCGCCGCGGGATACGGCAATGGCGAGGCGCGTGCGCGGCCGCGCGCCCAGGAGACCGTGCTCCCTTCTCCAATCCCCTGGCGATCACGGTCCGGGAGGTTCGACGCGTCGACGAACagcccctcgccgtcgccgaagaGGCTGTCACCCGCGTCGTCCATGTCCAACGAGACATTGGCCAAGGCCAGCGAGGAGCAGGCCGCCGTCCCGAAGCGGAGGAGCACGCACAAGTCCTACATTTcctccccaccgccgccgccgccacctccacctccattcCTTGTCCACGGCTACCACCCTGTGGCTGAGCGCCGGACCACGGCGGCGAAGAGCTTCAAGGAGGAGCTGCAGGATCACAGTACAAGGGGCAGAGGAGATCGTGACCACTACTCGCAGAGCTTCAGCAATTCTTCTACTTACACCAACTCGTCTCCGGCGAATCCAAGAAGCTCTTTCGACGGCTCCTCCTTGTCGTCGGCGCCATCACTTGGTAAATCGGTGAGAACAATCAGGCCGAGAGAAGGGATTCAACCCCAAATCCAAGAACTgcctgacgaagaagaagaagccggtGATGCACCGGATAATTCGCATGGTTCAGAAGAGCCATACGGATACAACGCTTACCAATCCATCCCCAGGTTCCAGTACGAGAGAGGGAGCAGCGACCCGATCCTGGGCAAAGTGGCTGTCTCCTCCGACGAGACCGAAagcagcgacgatgacgaggacggcgtcggcgCGTActcgacgaggacgaactcgccgAGGGAATCGCCGCCGACACCGGAGGTGGACGAGAATGAGGTGGACAAGAAGGCGGAGGAGTTCATCGCCAAGTTCAGGGAGTCGATCAGGCTGCAGAGAATCGAATCGATCAAGAAGTCCGCCGGGCCCCGTGGCGTCAAGCATGGCAAGTAGCTCAGCTCGACTCGCCGCCGGTGATCATCCATCTCCGGCAGGCGCTGGTTTTGCTAATTAAGCTTTTCAGTGAACTGCTAGCTAATGTTCAGAGATAACATACTACGTCGTTATAGTTTTCAAGAACCACCTGTAAACATTCATGTAGGTGATGAATGGGAGTGTACTTGTGTTCATGCCATGATCATGACATGGCATGCTGGTATTTTTGGGGGCACAATTAAGAGATCGACCGATCCATCTCTAGGGTTGAGGATTAGGCGTAATTGGTTTGCCTAAGTGAATGCTGCTACCACTGTATCTTCTTCTGCAACTGACCAGCTGTAGTACTATTCTCTATTTGGTCAGTAGTTCAGTTCAGCTTAACTTTACAGCAACATTCAGCTCAGCTTCAGATAGTGTGGAATCTGATCCTGCCGCTGCTCTTTTATCTCGGCGAACGAATTCTGATCCTTCATTCGGACGGGTGGTCCAAAGTAAACCACTTGTGCTGACTGCAATGAAGTTGTGATTACTTTAGTTTTTGTTATGATCAAACTGCTCTTTTCATACTACCGAAAGCACCCGATTCACTGATAACCACAAAAAACCTGGCCTACCGGATTCATCAGGAGAGAACAAGTCCACACCATTCGTATAAGGAAAAAAAATGCATGTCATATGTGTCAGTGCCCTTGTAACCAGACCTAACATTTGCCGGCAAAAGAACCCCATTTTGCTTAATTTCACATAAATTCGAATGAAGTCGTTTCGATTTGGGTAAATTTCACACAAATTTGAATGATGTCATTAAGTTTTACCCCAAACCAGTAGCCAAAATCTCTTTTGgtactcttttttttttagaaaaacagaGGTAAAAGCTTATACTATGTATATAGTAGCTCTCTAGACTCTAGCGTTCCTGGTAATTATGCTATGAGATCTTGCATGTGCTCCTTTGGTAGTACTTGGATGATCCGTGCTATTACTATTGCAGCTAGGAGGAATTGAGTAGCTTGGATTCGGTTGTTGGAAGCACGCTAAAGGTTAGTGCGCTCTAGAGTGTTGAAGCATCACTGTCTAAGCATGTATCTGTTTTGGCCTGCAGGCTTTGTCATCCTGGCATCATGCCGAAACTGCTCCGTGGATAAGGCTTTCCTCTGAATTCTGAAGCAGCAACTCTGTCCTGCTTTCTTTAGCAAGATTCGGGCACTAGTGCCAAGTCATAATGGAGTAATATTATTATTTGAAAAATAGGGTTCAACATCTACTAACGGCTAGAGCTTAAAGTATGTGGTAGATATGTTATTCTACTCCTCAAGATTTAAAATGAGCTCATGTGCTGACTGGGCTCTGAAGAATTTGTAGGCCGAAAGTATGAGGGAGTGTCAGCATCATGTGCTTGACAATTTGACATTTCAAGTTTAACTTTTGAAAATAATATCTTTTGTTAGAAAACTGTTGAAAGAAttaattagtactccctccggtcctatttaattgactcagatttagtacaaagttgtactacatccgagtcaattaaaagagaccagagGGAGTAGACAATAAGCTAAAACCGGATCTCTAGGTGAGAAAGAAATTACTTAGCAGTACAGTTTACGGAGTTCCTGGTGATGATTTAGCTCAATTTTCCCACATTATCTTGAGGATACCAtactttctaaaaaaaatagtACATTGGGGGTGCTTGGTTAAAATAAAATACTGTACAAATGTTTGGAAACCAaggtatttcaaaaaaaaaagaggtatTTTCACAATATTAAGAAAAGAGATATGTACATCTTTTTCCAACTATGATTTTACAAAAACTGTAGTATGCCTTGTCTAGACATTGAAATACCATGGTTTATTTGGGAATAATTTcgttttgaaataaaattaggAATAGTTTTGGTATTACATAAAGTGAGCTTCCTATATTAAAGAAAAAATTAAGCAGTGGCCTCGTTCAAAATACCAGGAAAGACATAGGAGTACTTAATATCATTTTCTTGTCAGCGAGGCCACACAAAATAATTACTTCTCACACGACATAGTATTATGATTTAGTATCATAGTGCATGATAGTAATTTAATTACTACATCAACATGCATTCCTTAATATCATACACCAGCATCAtaccaccacttcagtttgagaaTCTAGATATACAATTCTGAACATGATCTATTTCATAtttgtttttcttgtttgatGCACTAAGATGAAATATCATGATATGAACTACAATCCCCCTCTCTCTCACCCTTAACTGAAAATGCCATGTCATTTTCTTACATGACACTATGTTATACTCATGATACTTGTGTTGAATATATGAGCGATTCCAATATGTTTAATCTGGAAATAAAGCAGATATGACATGACGAATAATCTAAGCAGATTAACCCAATCAACATTCCTCCTCCGCACACTAGATATGCAACTCGATAGGTAGGATAAAAATGGCATGTGTATCTCAATTTCTAGTAGGAATAAGAGAACATATAGAACAACCTTGAAACATTTTCAGCAGCTGCAGCAGAGGGGTTGGAATAGTCATGATGGCATGGTTTGCAACAATGATGATGAAGTATTCAATGGAGTAATTCACAACAACACCGATGAAGAAGTCATAAGAAATCACGCAAGTTCATTCCATGAAGACCTTATCACCTCACTATTGTGTAGGAACGCGTGCTCTATTGATTCACGTGCACGTGAAGAAGCACGATGGAGAAGACCCTAGAGATAGGGCAGCGAACGACATGGAAGGAGCTCATGAgagtacttgtgattatacctcttgcaagcatccgcaactacaagaaagtaattaagataaatctaaccacagccttaaactcttagATTGTACacttcctcgtgcaccggtttcctaacgggggtttgggtttctgtcgctcccgcaaccccacaCTTAGTAgtcaaatacacgatgcatttctctaggcccataaaggtggagTATCatatagtcgacgttcacatgataccactagaagaatagcaccacaacttaaatatcaaatcattgcatattactcaacatagttccactactaacatcatgatttctcccatgtcctcaagaactaaacgaactactcacgagacatcatatggataataatcagaggtgatataatgatgaataacaatctggataTAAATCTTAAtttaatggtttcactcaatagcatcaactacaaggagtaatcaacaccgggaaagtttcccatatgaactagacaagtatcatacCCAAGATGTTATAGCGGAATGGCGTGGAGATAG from Lolium rigidum isolate FL_2022 chromosome 4, APGP_CSIRO_Lrig_0.1, whole genome shotgun sequence encodes the following:
- the LOC124649296 gene encoding protein ENL-like — encoded protein: MAVVQAASVLGSFPFRAAVVALCVLLLPLIPSPRAPAAGEGDGDGGGRQAFLAKVWELLHLLFVGIAVSYGLFSRRNDAGGRVGVGEKDAAAAGKADARYVSRMLQGDLVFDDDGDDRVPDSPHGGGARSWSALHHPQEPVVMVASGGGGRNHAAQQAPMSLPVRSLKQQDSGAAGYGNGEARARPRAQETVLPSPIPWRSRSGRFDASTNSPSPSPKRLSPASSMSNETLAKASEEQAAVPKRRSTHKSYISSPPPPPPPPPPFLVHGYHPVAERRTTAAKSFKEELQDHSTRGRGDRDHYSQSFSNSSTYTNSSPANPRSSFDGSSLSSAPSLGKSVRTIRPREGIQPQIQELPDEEEEAGDAPDNSHGSEEPYGYNAYQSIPRFQYERGSSDPILGKVAVSSDETESSDDDEDGVGAYSTRTNSPRESPPTPEVDENEVDKKAEEFIAKFRESIRLQRIESIKKSAGPRGVKHGK